TAGCTTTTTAAGATTTATATTGATTTTGAAGCGTTTAAAAACATTTCATGGAAGTTCGGAGCATGTTTCTTTAAATTTATTATCTTTCCATTATGTAAAAAACAATGTTTGCTGTATCCGATATTTACGATTTCACCGCTTTCTTTATTTGTGATGATATACTTAAGCTCCAGCCTTATACCGTTATATTTTACTATATCTACATGAATTATCACTGTATCATCGAAATAGACCATATTCTTATATTCACTTCTGACTTCAAGTACGGGAGATATGATTTGAGCCTCTTCCATTTTCTTATAGCTTATTCCAAGTATATCCATAAAATTGATCCTTGCGTCTTCATACCACTTTATATAGTTTGAATGGTGTATTATACCCATTTTATCTGTTTCGTGATATCTTGCTTTATGTTCATAATCTTTCATTATATCCTCCTTATATTTCAAATCATTTTTTATATTAACTAAATTGGTACACTTATTATAACTTTAATTATTTGAAATTGAAAGTAAACGAGTTCTAAATATATTTAAATAATATAGAACATTAAGATGTTTAAAAATAATAGATCAATAATACTTACCGCCATTATGATTATCATTTATAACAATATAAACATCACAGAAATGATAATGACTACTTCCAAAACAGGTATATCATTAGCATTATAAAAATAATTAATATCAAATAACTTTACTTTAAAACTTTTATAATATAATGATAATAAAATATTACAAATAAAATTATTGACAATGTAAATTTTAGATAATAAAATTCAACTATATTTATAAAAACAGATAAAAGAAACTATTATATATACACAAACATTTATATAAATAAGTCAAATAAAAAAAACATTAAAGTAATTAAGGAAATAAATGAAAAATTATAAAAGAGACTACGCCCTATTATCATTATGCGGATTAAACTGCGGATTATGTACCATGCATATTGACGGATACTGCCCCGGATGCGGAGGCGGAGACGGTCATCAATCATGCAAAATAGTGAAATGTGCTATTACAACAAGTTCACCGGAATTCTGCAGCTTATGCAGTGAATATCCATGTAAAAATTACGAACACATAACAGATTTCGATTCATTTATAACACACCAAAATATGTTTGCTAATCTAAAAAAGTTAAATAATATAGGAATAGAACAATATAAAAAAGAATTAGAAGAAAAAATCAAAATACTAAATCTCTTATTAAATAAATATAACGATGGAAGGAAAAAATCATTTTACTGCCTCGCGGTAAATTTACTTGAACTAAATGATATAAATGAAGTTATTTCGAAATTAAATGAAAAAACTAGAAACGAAACTGATTTAAAGAAAAAAGCAAAAATTGCACAAGAATTATTTAATTCAGCGGCAAAAAATAAAAATATCACTTTAAAACTGAATAAGAAAAGGAAATGATTTTCAATATCATAAATCACATAATAAATATAAATATTAGAAAATAAAGACAACCTTAAATCAATCATCTCGGCTTTATAAACAAATTTTTTCTTTTTTTTAATAAAATAAAAAAAATACTTGCATTTGCCCCTTTTTCGTGTATAATAAAAAAGGACTGTTCACAAGGCCCCTTGGTCAAGCGGTTAAGACGTCGCCCTTTCACGGCGAAAACAGGAGTTCGATTCTCCTAGGGGTCAC
The DNA window shown above is from Anaerofustis stercorihominis DSM 17244 and carries:
- a CDS encoding acyl-CoA thioesterase; the protein is MKDYEHKARYHETDKMGIIHHSNYIKWYEDARINFMDILGISYKKMEEAQIISPVLEVRSEYKNMVYFDDTVIIHVDIVKYNGIRLELKYIITNKESGEIVNIGYSKHCFLHNGKIINLKKHAPNFHEMFLNASKSI
- a CDS encoding DUF3795 domain-containing protein encodes the protein MKNYKRDYALLSLCGLNCGLCTMHIDGYCPGCGGGDGHQSCKIVKCAITTSSPEFCSLCSEYPCKNYEHITDFDSFITHQNMFANLKKLNNIGIEQYKKELEEKIKILNLLLNKYNDGRKKSFYCLAVNLLELNDINEVISKLNEKTRNETDLKKKAKIAQELFNSAAKNKNITLKLNKKRK